The genomic stretch AAACATCAAAGTTTTAGCTTACGAACTTGCTATGGCTAATAGGAATATCATTACATTACCTGATTCATGGATTAACCATAAAAATGGCTATAAAGGACTGGTTTAGCTTATTTATGAAAAGACACCCTAGACTATCAATCAGGAGCCTGAGGCTACGAGCCTTAGTTGCGCTACCAGTTTTAATAAAGTCAATGTTGATCTATTTTTTGACAATTTGAAGAGTACTTTAGATCAATACAAAATTGAACCTAAGGATATTTGGAATATTGACGAGACCAGTGTGCAAACAGTTCAGAGGCCAAACAAAATCGTAGCTCAGAAAGGAGTACGCGCCAAGTAGGGAAAGCTACGTCAGCAGAAAGGGGGCAGACTGTCACTATGGTATTGGCTGTCAGTGCCATCGGCAACTCAGTTCCTCCAATGTTCGTATTCCCAAGAGTATTCTTCAAGGATCACTTCATCATTAACGGGCCACCAGGATGTATTGGAACTTCCTACCCATCCGGAATGGATCACATCTGAATCTATTTTGacgttcattaaacattttcacgGCCACGTAAGATCTAGCAAGGGTAATCCCTGCTTGTTGGTTTTGGATAACCATGAATCACACTTATCTATTGAAGTGCTCAACTTCTGCAAAGAAAATGGTATCGTCATGTTGTCTTTTCCCCCCCACACTTCCCACACCGCCTGCAACCGCTTGACAGGTCAGTTTATGGGCCTTTCAAAAGATTTTACTTCGCTTCAGTCAACGACTGGATGGTCAACAATGCAGGTAAAACTGTAACAATCTACGAGATTCCTGGCATAGTAAAGATGGCACTCCCTAGAGCAATAAATCCTACAAATATTATATCTGGATTTCAAGCAACCAGGAATCGCGCCATACAATAGAGAAGTGTTTTACTGAGGATGACTTCTTGTCCAGCGCAGTCACGGATAGAGAGATGACAGCACTGTCAAGACTTCTCAAGCTGGGACAAGCAACGCTGATGGTCTACACTCCAAAGTGAACCGAACTGAGACTACAACTGCAGTTCCATCTACAAATAAGGATGTTTCTGTAGGCGTATTCACTGTAAGCCCTCAAGAAATTCCGCCCCTACCCTAAAGCTGGAGAGAgcgaaaaaatatcaaaaaagggAGGAAATCTTTAAAATCCGCTAATCCTTACTAGCACACCAGTTAAGGAGAGGCTGGAAGTGGAAGCCAAAAAAAGGAAGCTAAAATGGTAGCCAAGTCAGAAAACGccaaaaaaagacattttaaaatgatagaGAGTCAGAACTAAGGAGAAGAACAAGGTGAAGAAACAGAAAAGCGTCCCAAAGAATAAAATGAAGGTTGAATCAGAGTCGGAGAAAGAGAACGACGCCCTGTGTCTCATATGTTTGGAGCCATTATCCGAATCCAAGCCAGGTCAGGACTGGATACAGTGGCATTTCTTGCAAAAAAATGGGCCCATATAGAATGTGGGAAAGACTGTAAAATATACACTTGTAATCACTGTACATCTGactttgtaaaatcattgattctGAGTAGGTTATGAACACAATCTCATAAACtgtgtgtttaaaatagtttaataatatgtcTTACGTTACCTTTGTACTATATTctgcttaatacattttttcaattgtcTATTAAGTGATTATTTGCCACCTTAATGTCTATTagcttattatttatacacttgtATCAACTTGCCTCTCGCTAGTATCAACTTGCCCCCATGTGGGGAACATTGATACACTTTAcagcattaaacaaatattttaattttgggagATATATATAGATAGTTAATCAAAGCGTCAATACCATAGAAAAGTGCACAACTAATTGAAGTATAAATATCAGTTATtttccaattacaaaataattcaaacaaaaaatgtaaaaaataaaatctgaagttTGTCTCACAATGCCCCGATCTCCCCTAGATTATAACAGATTATAAGTtctgtatttttgtgtgtatttgtttCATCTTGTGTGGATGAAAGGTAGTTCTgtagtaatttaaaaagtttcagtTGTATTTGCAACAAACAGTTAGTGGCAATGCACACATCAGACAGTGCTAAATCAATTAGGATCGAAACGCCAAAAAAGTAAAGAAACGAGATAAAATATAACCTAATATAAAGCTCATTATGTCTATTTACGTCTCAAATAATCATTAATTACTAAGGAATTTCTTTCTTCCTTTATTAGGAACCTGGCATCTCTAAACAATgtactttattattgtttattacattttttcaaccTGTTATAAGAACCCTTGCATGAAGATATTGGATTATTCAGTTATTACGAAACAAGATGTGATTTAGTATTGTTTACATGACACACCTTGGaagttaaaataaaagtgaaCAGAAAACGACCGAGTAAAAATTACACTCATTcttgatttattacttttaactgTTTGATTAATTACTCTgattttcaaactgtaaaaaatgaataaaatatatgcgtactaaattaattacaattgtgtactagtaaaacacattttatttgtcTATTTTATGTACAGTACaagatatatttacaaaacgGTTGAAAGGAACTTTTATAAACGTAACAACTTTCATCATTCCTATCTCAAGGCAGAGGCACAGAGTAGGTAGCTCCCACTTGGCCCTGCACTCTACTAGAGCCAGGAATGGTGCTAGCGCCGCCCCCTACAGACAGAGTGCCCGGCCCCAGTTTTCCACTGCCACCGGCGGAGGCGCTGAAGGAATTTCCCACCCCTCTCGTGTGTGTCGCCCCAACACTGCCATGTACACCGTTGTTGTGCTGGTAGTTGAGGTTGCCGCCGACAGTCTGCGCTCCACTGTACGGTCCTCCGAATACTCTGGAGCCGTGTACTTGGCCGTGGGCGCTGCTGGATGATCCTTGATGGATGGGAACGTTGGCGTGACCGTAAACTACGGCACCTCTAGGGTTCACTCTATTTATACCGATGTTCCAGTCCTGAATCACACACATTTGACAATTGTTAAAAAAGTCAcggtaattgtttttaaaacttagtaCAGATTTCAAATGAAATATGGTCTTGACATTAATCTTAACGTGAACTTGAATATTTTAGTTACAGTTAAATAGCCTATATACTAAATAGGTTATTAAAACGAATAGCTTCTTTTTCTGAAAGGATTAACATGCTATGCTTCAAGTTATCTTACTATCAAATACAGAGTAGTCCTTAAAAAACTGAATAAGGAGAAAACTACTGCGCCTCTTGGGTTTACTCTGTGAATGCCGAGGTGCCATTCCTAAATTACACTCATTTAGTCAGTTTTAAAACTACCCTGAAATAGATGTTCATTATTATTCCTGAAGATTATTTTGTTTGGTCGTAGTAATCCGTCAGTAAAATGGTGTGATGGTGCAGCAGTACGGAATCTTAAAAATTGTCTTGgcttaaaatagttaaaattctaagtgctttatttaaatattgcagttaaacaCCATACTAacattgataatatattattattacacacgTTCGGTTATGAATAAACTACTACTATGAATTACTAaactttataagtttttattttttttattaaaagtttgggCATCTTTCATATGCTTGCTTGGTTACTTGACAGCAGAGTCTGGCTAAAATAATTGAAGCTTATAGGTTCCGTAATAGAATCTTTATGGTATCAAAGACATAACAGTTATTAACCAGATAGACTATGGTAGACAGTTCTATAAGTTAAGGACACTACTTTCGTAATACTGTTATTCCCGTTACTGTGTATGCCTTTTTTACAGGTCAAAGACCCCTGCATTGATATGTATGGTGTTCGTACTTTTAATCTAATGATAAATTTAAGATCTCGGGCCTTTCTCTTATTATTGTTGTGGCAAGACTACTTAATGTATTTAGTTACCCGAACACAAATATTGGTGACTATTAAACCTAAACTGTTATTCTTTTTCATTATCACTGTTAAttgtcgcaaaaatataaaatggtaattaatgctcactattattgataaatatgtaGACTATGTATTACAAATGTATAGGCTACATAgctctaaaacttataaaagGAGTACCtataaggtttaatttatttttctaacacaaGACACAATTTGGAATATAACATTTGGATCTAAACTAAATTTAAGCAAAAAAGTAGGTTTGCATAACACCAGTAAtatgtcatatattataaattttttttcttttgagaaaagtaataacattttaataatgagaAGGAATCTTTAACGTTGAATGGATTAAATAGCTCACTAAAGGgtcttattaatttaatattttagcacTTACTTGACAGTATGGGTATGGGCCAGGTCTGCAATCCGCCAGAACTGAAGGGACTACCACTAGAAGTCCAAGTATAACAGTGGATGATGATATATCCATGGTAGTGCCTGCTTGTAAGAACAAAGAATTAACTAGGAtttcttagttgtttttttggTTCTATAGGTACCTGTAATCATTTTCAATGCTGATTTCGGTAACATTGTCTCTGGCTTTTAAAGTATTTCCTAATGTGCTTAGCCAATACTGCTCTAAATattcctgtaaaaaaaaaatcaaaataatattaatctacattaaatttgatatacatatatgtacacatataattacatatttctaTACCAATGTGTTTGAAGTGGCAGTTCGTTCTCCTCAGAATGTATTAACAGACATACATTTACAATGAGATgatcaataaaataatgattattgaaAGCGTTTAACCATTATAAAATATCCCATCCCACACCTTTAGCTTTACAAGTACTGTCAAGACCTACTAACTACTAATTCCGTCTCTACATAGTTTAAGCTGCAGTATATATCCATAAGTTATTGCCTGctataaaaattgataaatagaTTCGTCCTCTGCAGAAGTTCAATTACAAGGAGTTTCCAATGATGTTTCCAATAGTCATTCTAATGAAAGCATGCCACCCCAAATGTTTTTGCCCAAAGATTAAAAGGATAggctattataaataattataccttgtaagacatacgtaattattagtaaaataaaattcatagaatcaatgtacagatagttgctggaaaggaagtcttgtattacaattcgacacaaacatcctccggatgtaagtggatacgcacatccgcccagacaccgatgatgaacaaaaaggaaatgcttgtttaagcagcggaaatgcttatttctaaaaaccgtgcgacgatgtaagggacagccatgctgatatgaaaaattggtactcaccaattatgatggagagatttggcataggcgtggtcattGGAGAGCTGGCGGGGTAACTACTTAAAAAACCACCACAACGAGAGagaaggaagtcgaggacgggattctAAAAGGaagttcgggagtgccagtgcttgtgttcgtgtgcggggaaATATCTTTAGGCGTAATGAGTGTGAAgtgcaataaaatataagtaattttaggaacgtagtattatatatatatattagggttaattaatcatttacaattccaacctaaataatgaaaagaaaggattatagtgtgtagaaatcaaatgaatagtttaatattgaaattcatattttcttatttcatatattttatttaaatgtttacaacttcgaaaatgtaaatttatgtaaatgtttagatattttaaaagaaagtttctcacgttagtctattaattcatatttattgcaaaactacaaattaaattaaaataaattgtaatgaataatttaatattaaaaatgtcttcgaagtattaaggtattaaaattt from Homalodisca vitripennis isolate AUS2020 chromosome 2, UT_GWSS_2.1, whole genome shotgun sequence encodes the following:
- the LOC124355464 gene encoding keratin, type I cytoskeletal 9-like; amino-acid sequence: MDISSSTVILGLLVVVPSVLADCRPGPYPYCQDWNIGINRVNPRGAVVYGHANVPIHQGSSSSAHGQVHGSRVFGGPYSGAQTVGGNLNYQHNNGVHGSVGATHTRGVGNSFSASAGGSGKLGPGTLSVGGGASTIPGSSRVQGQVGATYSVPLP